A window of Lytechinus variegatus isolate NC3 chromosome 15, Lvar_3.0, whole genome shotgun sequence contains these coding sequences:
- the LOC121429050 gene encoding ocellar opsin-like — protein MNATGNNTYVIPFHHRATVASILIALAVIGICGNGLVIVSVIVTKKLRTVTNILVVNLAFADLATCLIQPFLSLGLLSNAGRYPLHEVVCSAVAGAMFTCICCSASTLFAIAVLRWYVITRSVHGHQGIHTPRKIVLLVMIIWIYSLTFTVLPTVLGAKALGYSRYYSSCLLVDSNPFYIYSQGSSLVIVFILIVLFYILILRHVLRHNRQIRNVIGVVDGGRSFTTDDCPNATSSVSREGRPLKIKGINKMEIEITKNLFIVVCVIEICFLIHSVNLIIPGQSIATLYSYMILLTNSVVNPIIYGLKHPNFQEAFKSILCRRQLEHDVKT, from the coding sequence ATGAATGCTACTGGGAATAACACGTATGTGATACCTTTCCACCATAGAGCGACTGTTGCATCAATATTGATCGCCTTGGCGGTAATAGGAATCTGTGGCAATGGTCTCGTCATCGTATCCGTGATCGTCACCAAGAAACTTCGTACGGTAACCAACATCCTGGTAGTCAACCTCGCATTCGCCGACCTTGCCACTTGTTTGATCCAACCTTTCTTGAGTTTGGGTCTCCTTAGTAACGCAGGACGTTACCCTCTTCATGAAGTAGTTTGCTCCGCTGTTGCAGGAGCCATGTTCACCTGTATATGTTGCAGCGCTTCTACTCTTTTCGCTATTGCTGTTTTACGCTGGTATGTCATTACCAGATCAGTCCATGGGCACCAGGGAATTCATACTCCAAGGAAAATAGTCCTACTAGTGATGATCATCTGGATCTATTCCCTCACCTTTACCGTCTTACCCACTGTACTAGGAGCCAAGGCACTAGGATACTCCAGATACTACAGTTCATGCCTTTTGGTAGATTCTAACCCTTTTTATATCTACAGTCAGGGATCTTCATTAGTGATTGTCTTTATACTAATTGTGTTATTCTACATTCTTATTCTGCGTCATGTCTTGCGACACAATAGGCAGATCCGAAACGTCATTGGCGTTGTTGATGGCGGTCGATCATTTACGACGGATGATTGTCCGAATGCAACGTCTTCTGTATCTCGAGAAGGTCGACCACTAAAGATCAAAGGCATCAATAAAATGGAGATCGAGATCACCAAGAATCTTTTCATCGTGGTCTGTGTCATTGAGATCTGTTTTCTGATACACAGCGTTAACTTAATCATCCCTGGTCAAAGCATAGCCACACTTTACAGCTACATGATCTTGTTGACGAATAGCGTTGTCAATCCCATTATCTATGGTCTGAAACATCCTAATTTTCAAGAGGCCTTTAAGAGCATCCTTTGCCGCCGACAACTGGAGCATGACGTCAAGACCTGA